AATGAATTTTCGGTATTCAGTAATTTGGAGTTTAAGCAATTCATTTTCTTCTTTTTTTTCAATATCTCCCAACTTCTCTAAATAGCCGACAATATTAAGACGTCTTGAAAGAACAAGGATTTGGCAGGAGAAATCCAAAGAATTCAAAAAATTCTGGAATTGGTATAGAATAGCGTTTTGTTCATCAGCTGATTTTAAGGCAAAATTTAAAGAAGAGACCATTAAAACTGCTCTCAGTCCTTTATTTTTTAAAATAATGATTCCTTCTCTAACTTGGTCAAATTCTAAAAAATCTTGAGTGGAAAGCATCGTCATTTTAACATTTCAACATTTCATTTTGTTAGTATGTTAAAATGTTAGTATGTTAGGATGTTTATTTTGTTTCTATGCGCGTAAATAGTTCATCTAATCTGCTGCCTTTGGTGACTTTCAATTCTGATTTTTTCTCAATTTCTTCCTCTTTTTTCTCAATTTCTTTTTCCTTTACTTTTTCTTTTCTGAGAAATTTTGGGGGACCAGTTTTTTTCTTCCAGAGATAAATCTTAGGTTTGAAAATAAAAATAAAAAAGTTTTTTATAAAAACAGGCAGAGAGGTCTTCCCAACCTTTAGGAGAGCTAAAGCAAAGGCCCCTCCTAATAAAATTATCGCCGCGATTATAAAAACGGAAAGGGGGAGGACAAAAAAAAGAAAAAGACAAATCCCGCCGGCAACTCCAATAAAAATAAATTGCTTAAAGGTAAAAGGACCGACTATCTTTGCTTCTTTTTCAATAAATTGGGGAACGGTAAATTCCATATTACTCGATGGTTTCTCTATATTTATCTCCTTTTTTAGGTTTTTTCTTGGGTAGCTCAGTTTCCGGAGGCAAAGAAGTTACTTTTGGTTTTACCCCGGGCTTAATTTTTATCTTATAAAGCGCCTCTAGACTTTTTTTGACCGGAAGAAAAACAAACCTTGTGATTTCTGAAGCAATTTGTCCAGCTTTACTTTTTTCTATTTTTAATTCTTTTTCCAAGACATCTGAAAATTCATTTGGCGGCAAAAGACCAAGAAAAACGTAGCCAATATTTTTGGCAATATCAAAAATTAGGTCATCGTCTGTAATTTCATTTTTACTGCAAATCTCCTGGATGTTGGCAGCAACTTCTTTAGAAAAAGCAGCTTTCTGAAGGTCTTTAGGAAGATTTTTATAAAGCTCCCAGAGTTGTTCTTTTGGATAGTCCGGCATTAATTCATTATATCATAAACAAAAAAAGCAACCCAGTGGATAAAAAGTTGCTACAAAAGCGTTGAGAAATGCTCTTGTTTTCTTTCCCTCGCACCTAATTTATTAGGTAGTGATGGGTTATTCGGTTTCTTTAGTTTCTGGAGGAGTAAAGTTTTCTTTTGGGAATTTGGCAAGGGCTTCGAGCATAAAGGCGCGCCAGATGGGACCTGCTAAGACTACCCCTGGTTTTTTACTCATTGGGGTATTATCATTATTTCCAACCCAGACCCCGGCTGCAATGTTCGGAGTATATCCAATAGTCCAGGCATCTCTGTAATTATTTGTTGTCCCAGTTTTAGCCGCTACTTGATAATTTTCAAAATATAAGGCGGAATTAGCTCCAAACATCGGGGTTCTGGCCTCGTTATCTGACAAAATATCATTAAGTAGTCTTACGGGTTCTTGTTCCAAAACTCTTCTTGGAGTTTT
This sequence is a window from Patescibacteria group bacterium. Protein-coding genes within it:
- a CDS encoding PrgI family protein; protein product: MEFTVPQFIEKEAKIVGPFTFKQFIFIGVAGGICLFLFFVLPLSVFIIAAIILLGGAFALALLKVGKTSLPVFIKNFFIFIFKPKIYLWKKKTGPPKFLRKEKVKEKEIEKKEEEIEKKSELKVTKGSRLDELFTRIETK